The following nucleotide sequence is from Ferruginibacter lapsinanis.
CAAGCCATATTTCTTACATAGATTTTCATATTCTATTTTTTAGTCTGATAAATTAAAAGCCCTGCATTTGCAGGGCTTTTAATTTATCAGGTTCTTAATTTATAATGTTTTCAACACATCGTTCATGCTTCTTACTGCATCTGCACTTTTGTTGAAAGCAGCTTGTTCAGCGTCATTCAATTTAAAGTCAAGGATCTTTTCCCAGCCGTTTCTACCGATAATAACGGGAACGCCTAAGCAAATATCTTTTTGTCCATATTCGCCATCTAAAGCTACACAGGCAGTGAATAATTTTTTCTCGTCACGTACAATAGCCTCAACCATTGCAGCACCTGCAGCTCCGGGAGCATACCATGCAGAGGTGCCGATTAAAGCAGTCAAAGTAGCGCCACCAACCATCGTGTCTTTTACAATTTTTTCCTGTTGCTCAGCAGTTAAGAAATCTGTAACAGGAGCACTGTTCCAGGTAGCTTTGCTTATCAAAGGAATCATGGTAGTATCACCGTGTCCGCCAACAACTACTGCATTCAGATCAGCAGGGCTGCAACCTAATGTTTGGCTCAATTGGTAACGGAAACGAGCGCTATCCAAAGCTCCACCCATACCGATGATCTTATTTTTAGGTAATCCTGTAGATTGCAATGCCAGATAAGTCATTGTATCCATCGGGTTACTGATAACGATGATAATAGTATTTGGAGAGAATTTTAAAATGTTTTCTGCTACAGATTTAACGATACCTGCGTTCACACCGATCAATTCTTCTCTGGTCATGCCCGGTTTACGTGGCAAACCTGAAGTAATTACTACTACATCGCTGTTAGCAGTTTTTGAGTAATCGTTTGTACTACCAACAATTTTGGTATCGAAACCAAGTAATGCAGCAGTCTGCATCATATCTTGTGCTTTACCTTCGGCAACACCTTCTTTAATATCTAATAAAACTAGTTCAGTGCATAGCTCTTTACGGGCAATATTATCAGCGCAAGTCGCACCTACGGCACCTGCACCTACTACGGTAACTTTCATAATACAATCATTTATTTTTTGATAAAATTAATTTGCGGTGCAAAGGTAGTTCATTACACAATTGGATTACAATGCTTCAGCAATTTTTTCTACGGGAACGCTACCGTCGAAAGCCTTTACAAACTGTCCTTTTTTATCGTATAAAAATAAGGCCGGGAAATTCCTTATGTTATAGAAGGTACCCAGAAACCAGGAGGGGTCTCTGGCAACGGTGATATTTGGATATTTGCTTAGTTGATAGTTTTGATAAAAACTATACAAATACTTATAGTCAAGAGGTGATGCCATTACTATTTGTATCTTTTTAAAGCGTTTGATATGAGCAATCAATTCGCTGGTTTCGTGCTTGCAATGTTCGCAATCCGGACTAAAAGCCATGATAAGTGTAGCTTTTCTTTTTTTTAGGTCAGCTTTAGCAAATTTGGTACTGTCGGGTACTTTTGTAAAAGAAAAAGGTGGTATCTGGGTGAATTTCAGATAAAGTAGTGAGGTATCTGCCTGGGCAAATAACATCTTGCTACATGCAAAAAGAGCGATAATCAGGAATATTTTCTTCATTGGGTAAATTTTTACAAAGCTAAATTTATATCTGCGATATTATACTCTGCAACATTAAGCAGTTAAATTTCCATTTTAGCCGTACTATTAGTACTTTTGCAACCCAATAACAAAACAGCAATAATAAAATAAATCAACTAATATGGCAACAACAGCAGATATGCGTTCAGGATTGGTCATCAAAGTAGATGGTAGTCTTTACTCAGTAATTGAATTTGGTCAGAATAAAACTGCAAGAGCTGCAGCGAAAGTTTGGGCAAAATTAAAAGGGGTTGATAACAACCGTACCATTGAAGTAACTTGGAACAGTGGAGAAACCATTCATCCGGTTAGAGTAGAAAAGAAGGCGTATCAATTCCTGTATAAAGATGATACAGGCTATAATTTCATGGATAATGAAACTTTTGAGCAAATAGCAGTTCAGGAAAGTATGATCGATGCACCTAAATTCTTAAAAGATGGTCAGGAAGT
It contains:
- the mdh gene encoding malate dehydrogenase, which gives rise to MKVTVVGAGAVGATCADNIARKELCTELVLLDIKEGVAEGKAQDMMQTAALLGFDTKIVGSTNDYSKTANSDVVVITSGLPRKPGMTREELIGVNAGIVKSVAENILKFSPNTIIIVISNPMDTMTYLALQSTGLPKNKIIGMGGALDSARFRYQLSQTLGCSPADLNAVVVGGHGDTTMIPLISKATWNSAPVTDFLTAEQQEKIVKDTMVGGATLTALIGTSAWYAPGAAGAAMVEAIVRDEKKLFTACVALDGEYGQKDICLGVPVIIGRNGWEKILDFKLNDAEQAAFNKSADAVRSMNDVLKTL
- a CDS encoding TlpA family protein disulfide reductase, which produces MKKIFLIIALFACSKMLFAQADTSLLYLKFTQIPPFSFTKVPDSTKFAKADLKKRKATLIMAFSPDCEHCKHETSELIAHIKRFKKIQIVMASPLDYKYLYSFYQNYQLSKYPNITVARDPSWFLGTFYNIRNFPALFLYDKKGQFVKAFDGSVPVEKIAEAL
- the efp gene encoding elongation factor P, giving the protein MATTADMRSGLVIKVDGSLYSVIEFGQNKTARAAAKVWAKLKGVDNNRTIEVTWNSGETIHPVRVEKKAYQFLYKDDTGYNFMDNETFEQIAVQESMIDAPKFLKDGQEVSVLINGETEQPMGVELPDKIVLLVTYSEPGAKGDTATRTLKPATVETGATVNVPLFVNEGELIRVNAKTGEYVERVKES